The genome window GGTTTTCAGATCTAAAAAACGGGATTGAATATAGAGTGGAACTTTTACATCGCACGTATGTCCCTTTCGGTTATGAAACTTACATTCAATCATAAAATGCTCGTCGTCTTTTTGAGCAATCACATCAATCTCATGGGATACACAATCGCCTTCAACAATTTCTCCGACTTCGGTTTTGTATCCCTGCCTATTCAGAAGTTTTGCAATAAATTGTTCAAACGGGTACCCGGTCGGCCCGAGTTCAAGAATGGCATCTTTTAGTTTATATCTGCCAGCAAGCCGCTCAGATTCCTCCTGAAGAAGCCGAAAAGCTTCCCGGTAGATTTTCTGTGTTGAAATTCCATCATGAAGCAACTGATTGACAGCTTCTGCAATGCTGTTGATCGTTTCATCATTTGCCCCGGCACTTCGAAGCGATCTCCTTAGTTTCTTTTCTTCAAACGGCTCTTGCTCTCCGGATGCTTTTGTAACAAGAATAGGTTGTGTCATAGGGTTGATTCCTGTTGTGATATTTCACTCAAAATAATGAAAAGGAATGTACAACAACTGCTTCTATTCATGTTTCCATAATTATTTTTGAATTAATAGCATCCTAAACGATAAATAAGATTCAATCTATTGCCCCGGTCTTTAGGCCGGGGGTTAAAATGATGTTAAAAAAATCAGGGCTTCAGCCCTGCACAAACCCACTTCTGAAGGGCTAAAGCCCGGAGTTTATCTCTGTTGTGTTCCCCGCCCTGAAGGACGGGGTAATGGAGCATAGTTTTGAATTAAAATAAAATTCACAATCAAGTGGTATCTTTATCAGGATGAGTGCAGAGCGAACATATCACAGGTGGACCAATTTCCTGGTTATTGCTGTAATGATTTGGAATATTGCAGGATGGCTTGGTTTGGGTTTAACGATGAATCACACTCATACTCAGGATGAAGAAGGAACCTTTTGCGAAATTTCATTCTGTTATTGCGAAGTTGAAGAGGGTAAAAGTGTCTGTACGTGCCATCATAATGGTTTAGCGTCTCATGGTGAACATCACGGAGACAGTTCGAATGCTGAAAGCTGTTATTTCACGTCTTCCCATTCAAATGAGAACACAACTTCAGATGCTTTGATCGCTCTCAATAAAATCCAGGCGGCCTGCTCTGAAAAAAGTTCACCACCAATTCCACCTGCAAAAGACTCACCTTACCATTCGTATCCGGACTATACCCTGGATGGGGTCTATTCTGACCTGCTTCGCCCTCCCCGCGTTTAGCTTTGTTTTTAGGATTTATTATGGACTGTTGATAACGGCAGTCCTGTATTATTAATCAAAGCTAAACAGGTAGTACCCATGAATATTTTAAAACAATTGGGCCGTGTAACGGCCATGGCAGCATTGGTGTTGGCTGTCGTTTCTTGCAACACCAGCAATTCCGACTCTGAACTACAATTGATTCCTGTAAACTCCGTAACCGTACAGGACTACACCATCTCACTTTTCGGTGAGAAAGAACCTGAAACAGGATTTAACAACTTCTACTGGCAGATTGAGAAAAACGGGGATCTCATTGAGCCTCAGAGTCTTTCGGTCACTCCCATGATGGATATGGGCGAGATGAAACACTCATCTCCCTACACAGAACCGCAAACGGCCGCTGAAGATGACCGGTATCTCAAAAATATGGTTGTGTTCATTATGCCCAGCGGTACCATGGGCAGTTGGTCGGTTCCATTTGAAATTCTAACCCAGGCCGGTGATCTGATAGAAGGAGAGATGCCTGTTGAGGTAAACTCATCCTGGAAGCTGACCAGTGTGCGCAGTCAAAATGACAAGATCTATTTTATCACCTGGTATTCACCGCAAAATCCGGTCAGCGGGAATAATGAACTTGCATTCATGGTCCATACACGCGAGACAATGATGAGCTTTCCGCCTGTTTCCGACGCTGAACTTTCAGTGTATCCATATATGGATATGGGCGGCGGCAGCGGCCACTCTACCGATTTTACAAATCCCGTGGCCACCGGGTCTGGCATGTACGAGGGTGATATCAACTACAGCATGAGTGGTGTGTGGACAACGTCGGTTGAGTTAACCGTGAATGGAGAAACACTGCCTGAAGTAGTTTTTGAATACAGTGTTCAGGCAAAATAATCTCTTGTTCATAATTCAGGAGATCGAAGGTCCTTTAAACGCGCTAGTGCTATGTCAAGTATGAAATTTCGGTTTACTGAATGGAGTTATAATTTTCCCCTCCTTATGAAGGAGGGGCCTGGGTGGTTATTCTCCCTTGAGGGGAGTACGGCGAAGCCGGGAGGGTGTACATCCCCCTGCTCACTCTGTTCGCTTTCCCCTTCAAAGGGGGACTTTGAACCACCCCTTAATCCCCTCCTTGAAAAAGGAGGGGACTTTTTAACCAACATTTGATTCTTGACTCGACACTAGACAGATCTCCCACTTAGAACGACAAAAGACATAATCAAATTAATATGAAGAATTTTATATCTCTGGTGATCATAATGTTGATCGCTATCAGTAATGTATTCGGTCAGCAACAAATACGGGTTGTGGATGAAGAAAGTCAGTCACCCATTCCCGGGGCCCATATTCTCGATTCAAACGGTGAAGCCATTTCTATATCAGACAGAGATGGAATTTTTACTGTTGATCCGAAAGATTATCGGGTGATAACCATTACGGCAGTTGGCTTTAAAAACCGAAGTATTACTCTCGATTCCTCAGTCCACAGGATTGCATTGAGACCGGCGATTTTCCATCAAACAACGGAACTCCTGGTTGTTGGAAATGACGACCGGGACAATGTTCGATCCTAT of Balneolaceae bacterium contains these proteins:
- a CDS encoding FixH family protein: MNILKQLGRVTAMAALVLAVVSCNTSNSDSELQLIPVNSVTVQDYTISLFGEKEPETGFNNFYWQIEKNGDLIEPQSLSVTPMMDMGEMKHSSPYTEPQTAAEDDRYLKNMVVFIMPSGTMGSWSVPFEILTQAGDLIEGEMPVEVNSSWKLTSVRSQNDKIYFITWYSPQNPVSGNNELAFMVHTRETMMSFPPVSDAELSVYPYMDMGGGSGHSTDFTNPVATGSGMYEGDINYSMSGVWTTSVELTVNGETLPEVVFEYSVQAK
- a CDS encoding restriction endonuclease, giving the protein MTQPILVTKASGEQEPFEEKKLRRSLRSAGANDETINSIAEAVNQLLHDGISTQKIYREAFRLLQEESERLAGRYKLKDAILELGPTGYPFEQFIAKLLNRQGYKTEVGEIVEGDCVSHEIDVIAQKDDEHFMIECKFHNRKGHTCDVKVPLYIQSRFLDLKTKWTSLPGHKNKVHKGWVATNTRFTKDAQQYAECIGLKLLSWDYPKNEGLKDLISRAKLHPVTCLSSLDKAEKQELLEMDIILCSQLLEHEQILDKIGIDQRKKTQILNEAGSICNRDQEEK